In Porites lutea chromosome 7, jaPorLute2.1, whole genome shotgun sequence, a single window of DNA contains:
- the LOC140944248 gene encoding uncharacterized protein isoform X1: MSSWLSSNLTGSLSSISNLTGQISSFTREILTEGAEEVSDPSAELQVAQARIKELEAHLLTQKAEYERVRQNSEELHVRLEASELQVNNLSKEYRTQLHNKEQELVKLRELSKSQEEHAHSFGRRERHDSSESIEDSLEAKRLRSEISKLQAECQHWKSIAHGADNQDKLHRETDQYQHELTALQSSYSQKISALNKKHKQELQKWQAEKEEYVQKIEELEEQLLNPQQKDEDVVNHVEMNAGQTHESTAVTTSLKNQLAAAEKSMAQLKKQADIQEDKINALNAELQEKNAVITAMQKDLENAQANLEESTKTHKQVVSASESKLNESTRQLEILQSQLEDQNKELSVLKTDYECLSTLEEQFHIVATENAELKEHLSCAQSEERRLHRCVEEVKSELEQLSCSTMDLMEELQISQGLQKEQKIEMESLKKVKYIKGEAKEEMSKLRGALAALWERHLCLVQLYQQVRQELHNSNARLVAMFQSRHLSTSAAREDLQELQQRLSKRSQAKLDHVMEEKDALIGRSAELRVTVEDLEGAVMDLQSDNEQVGQETKYCVTEIGRQQGIDEEEGSDIVGALHAEKAVLESTIVGLEHKVQDLQELVNTLQSQREWGENMESTEEQPSPSESAESLTESAVNEAEPEITPDTEVSLEGATNTISQELLQQHLQDYQQQVEELELAQRDWEGEKEALEGVVLSLRRQVKEMQSLLGNTSSEQQEEITRIQKENSQIMSEKERILEAWKSIEEDLVSFEISSPRLENDTKINEERMDELRSDLCKWAVSKTRVNSLNRNDMEQVSTEDSMNQGSQTDEGFQLYLNKLQELEKDNSLLREETERLIQEIEAKTSTVSDVQNELQIKSVEIEGILNEKHDLVVMINERDERICELEESFNAHLLELTTSKDNEISLLQSGQEDVVKLLEENRQECSLLKTKNNELLDVMGKNQRTCDELDEKNQNLVTQLSEIEKHLERLKGEKVKLETTIQDKEQANARLTAENNSLLMEKEVLQSLVEEYENKVKVLRNQTTEMSRLEGQIELLNQQVQINEKRCKDLETQNLTLSQEKTNLELELQQRSSELDNSVFELKEKFSEIEILKVEKTKLSDTVQNHLSVCNDLEQKLTESGREKEEVSNLLGMKDLQVDKLELDLREKGAEIDLLRLEMAKVTKALKEKEQLIHAQVVNASSSDDVQYHQAQLLRLLDEKDQEIAALKQKDASLVELVSRTDQSTHRAQEAYEGKLQQLREERDRLLADLSLRDEELLNAEDRLEAMREKVQGKDQASHLLHTEHARLLALNESQANEMGKLREKHSSLQKLLEERNKSKSTEEQKLQQENSQLRRQINSLQVEHETLTTLIHEKDKQIATLAQLGSFSTPDPSLHEVDVQVKILREERDVLLKERNSVMRDKEMKDKEIYQLQEEIGSLRQMIQEKSDLTAKLSAENEELCKQLGSLKSQVNTLSSDKANIVRNDNRIKELEDEITSFKRTIESKDNELKQLLENSRNEKSIILVELDNIKTERDDILEEKDIETRELKKKISQLVNLMTDSESGESENVDDIDRNFQKLFQSVKNRRNNVLRQRDNEIQTLREQLSNVTLLNKAVEDRDSGLEEVLREKEELNRLLFQARHEKEDVLLEKESIVADLQDQIVSLSKAVSEKERSSYQDLQRVIQEKERIVKELDQAQLRTEEINIASSQWQAEVSRLQAELQEMTGTVSQQRESISSLYNDVEQHKLAIQEKERIVKELVMEREQLVRTSEQLRSRVQQLQEELSAANSGQKVAETKMEQELERLRNHLVQVEESYTREALEAEEREKELRMKLARAEEQLLSSSYSMQDRDRQASAQIENLQEQLQSIAAQRDRAVLDLASSQEQADQYQTSLNNLQLVLEQFQRERESQLKVAQEQAQREVIKAWDQVRELQRRENQLKSQLEMAARVTQELVNMRGQLQGKEEELLKHKQEVARLDEELRISQERIKNLNSISDSKVEKSLVKNMLITYFNTTESKRADVVRVIGSLLGFTHEELEKVGTGSSAPKGSWISSLNPFGAPKTPTRTTAAIEKSFSELFVSFLESESEAMLPVGQGSRLSNINNPLLSGLSPQQSAATHHRLPSGPTGQPIATSTPVGTPARSNMPSLPPSSISRPLSGSTLSATDGSTSRANIPSTNGNPLLVGSLTPVQQLPAITSSNSLRTLLEGHT, translated from the exons TATGAAAGAGTGAGGCAAAATAGTGAGGAGCTCCATGTGAGACTAGAAGCTTCAGAACTTCAGGTCAATAATTTATCCAAAGAGTACAGGACACAACTCCACAACAAAGAG CAGGAACTGGTAAAACTGCGGGAGCTCAGCAAAAGTCAAGAGGAACATGCCCATAGTTTTGGAAGAAGAGAACGACATGATTCTAGTGAAAGTATTGAAGACTCCTTGGAGGCTAAACGGCTGCGCAGTGAAATTTCAAAACTTCAAGCTGAATGTCAGCATTGGAAATCCATAGCACATGGGGCA GACAATCAGGATAAACTGCACAGAGAAACTGACCAGTATCAGCATGAATTGACTGCTTTACAGAGCAGCTACTCGCAAAAGATCTCAGCTCTTAACAAGAAACATAAACAGGAATTGCAGAAATGGCAGGCTGAGAAAGAGGAATATGTTCAGAAAATTGAAGAGTTAGAGGAACAGCTCCTTAATCCTCAGCAAAAAG ATGAAGATGTTGTAAACCATGTTGAGATGAATGCTGGCCAAACTCATGAGTCCACTGCTGTTACAACATCTTTGAAGAACCAGTTAGCAGCTGCAGAGAAATCCATGGCACAGCTGAAGAAACAGGCAGATATTCAGGAGGACAAAATAAATGCATTGAATGCTGAGCTTCAAGAAAAGAATGCAGTTATCACTGCAATGCAAAAGGATTTAGAGAATGCCCAAGCAAATCTTGAGGAATCAACCAAAACACATAAACAAGTTGTGTCTGCTTCTGAAAGTAAGTTGAATGAAAGCACAAGACAGCTGGAAATACTTCAAAGTCAGCTAGAGgatcaaaacaaagaactgAGTGTGCTGAAGACTGACTATGAGTGCTTAAGCACTTTAGAGGAACAGTTTCACATAGTAGCTACAGAAAATGCTGAGTTAAAGGAACATCTAAGTTGTGCCCAATCAGAGGAAAGAAGGTTGCATCGCTGTGTTGAGGAAGTAAAGTCTGAACTTGAACAGTTGAGCTGTTCAACCATGGATTTAATGGAAGAGTTACAAATATCACAGGGTCTCCAAAAAGAGCAGAAAATTGAAATGGAGAGTTTAAAGAAGGTGAAATACATCAAAGGAGAAGCAAAGGAGGAGATGAGCAAGCTTAGGGGTGCTTTGGCAG CTTTGTGGGAACGTCATTTATGCCTGGTTCAGCTATACCAGCAGGTCAGACAAGAGTTGCACAACAGTAACGCCAGGCTTGTAGCCATGTTCCAGTCTCGACAT CTTAGTACCAGTGCGGCACGTGAAGACTTACAAGAACTTCAGCAACGACTGAGTAAACGAAGTCAGGCGAAATTAGATCATGTGATGGAAGAAAAAGATGCCTTGATTGGAAGATCTGCAGAGCTACGGGTGACTGTAGAGGACTTAGAGGGTGCTGTGATGGACTTACAATCAGACAATGAACAAGTGGGACAAGAAACAAAGTATTGTGTGACAGAGATTGGAAGACAGCAAGGTATTGATGAGGAGGAAGGTAGTGATATTGTTGGTGCGCTGCATGCAGAAAAAGCCGTCCTAGAAAGTACTATTGTTGGGCTGGAACATAAGGTGCAGGATCTACAGGAGCTCGTCAATACACTACAGAGTCAGAGAGAATGGGGCGAGAATATGGAGTCTACTGAGGAACAACCCAGTCCATCAGAATCAGCAGAGAGCTTAACAGAGAGCGCAGTTAACGAAGCTGAACCTGAAATAACACCGGATACTGAAGTGTCGTTAGAAGGAGCAACAAACACGATTAGTCAAGAACTTCTTCAGCAGCACCTACAAGATTACCAGCAACAGGTCGAGGAGCTGGAATTAGCGCAAAGAGACtgggaaggagaaaaagaagCTCTTGAAGGCGTGGTGCTGAGTCTTAGGCGGCAAGTAAAAGAAATGCAAAGCCTGCTGGGAAATACCTCTTCTGAACAGCAAGAAGAGATAACAagaatacaaaaagaaaattctcaGATTATGTCGGAGAAAGAGCGTATTCTTGAAGCATGGAAATCTATAGAGGAAGATTTAGTTTCTTTTGAAATAAGTAGTCCCCGCCTAGAAAATGATACCAAGATCAATGAAGAACGAATGGATGAACTGCGGTCTGATCTTTGTAAATGGGCAGTTAGCAAAACAAGAGTAAACTCGCTTAACAGGAACGATATGGAGCAAGTCAGCACCGAAGACAGTATGAACCAAGGCTCCCAGACCGATGAAGGCTTTCAACTCTATTTAAATAAGCTTCAAGAACTAGAGAAAGATAATTCTCTGTTACGAGAGGAAACCGAACGACTTATTCAAGAAATTGAGGCGAAAACTTCAACCGTCTCTGACGTCCAAAATGAACTGCAAATAAAAAGTGTGGAAATTGAAGGcatcttgaatgaaaaacatgACTTAGTGGTAATGATTAACGAACGAGATGAAAGAATATGTGAATTGGAAGAGAGTTTTAATGCTCATCTACTGGAGTTAACCACTTCTAAGGATAATGAGATAAGTTTGCTTCAAAGCGGCCAAGAAGATGTGGTCAAACTTCTGGAGGAAAACAGACAGGAGTGTAgtttgttgaaaacaaaaaacaatgagtTGCTGGATGTGATGGGAAAGAATCAACGAACCTGTGACGAACTTGACGAAAAGAACCAGAATTTGGTAACCCAGTTatctgaaattgaaaaacatCTTGAAAGGTTGAAGGGAGAAAAGGTCAAATTGGAAACAACGATTCAAGATAAGGAACAAGCGAACGCAAGACTTACCGCTGAAAACAACAGTTTGTTGATGGAAAAAGAAGTGCTGCAAAGTTTGGTTGAAGAGTACGAAAACAAAGTGAAAGTCTTGCGTAACCAAACCACTGAAATGTCCAGGCTGGAAGGACAAATTGAGCTACTGAACCAACAAGTTCAAATTAACGAGAAACGATGCAAGGATCTAGAGACACAGAACCTAACCCTGTCACAAGAAAAGACCAATCTTGAGCTCGAGCTGCAACAGAGAAGTTCTGAGTTGGATAATTCTGTTTTTGAACTCAAAGAAAAGTTTTCTGAGATTGAAATACTAAAGGTGGAAAAGACCAAGCTTAGCGATACTGTTCAGAATCATTTATCGGTATGTAATGACTTGGAACAAAAACTCACCGAAAGCGGGAGGGAAAAAGAAGAGGTGAGCAACTTATTAGGTATGAAGGACTTGCAGGTTGATAAACTAGAGCTTGACCTGAGAGAGAAAGGAGCTGAGATAGATCTGCTAAGGCTGGAAATGGCAAAAGTGACAAAAGCATTGAAGGAGAAGGAACAATTGATTCACGCTCAAGTTGTGAATGCTTCTAGTTCGGATGATGTTCAGTATCATCAAGCACAATTATTGAGATTGTTAGACGAAAAGGATCAAGAAATAGCAGCTCTTAAACAGAAAGATGCTTCATTGGTAGAGCTTGTGAGTAGGACTGACCAGTCTACACATAGAGCGCAGGAAGCTTATGAAGGCAAATTACAACAACTGAGGGAGGAGAGGGATAGGCTGTTAGCGGATTTGAGCCTGCGGGATGAGGAGTTATTGAATGCAGAGGACAGATTAGAGGCCATGAGAGAGAAGGTGCAAGGGAAGGACCAAGCCTCTCATTTACTTCATACTGAGCATGCGCGACTGCTTGCTTTGAACGAGTCTCAAGCTAATGAGATGGGAAAACTGAGAGAAAAACACTCTTCATTACAGAAACTACTTGAGGAACGCAACAAGAGCAAAAGTACCGAAGAACAAAaattacagcaagaaaattcCCAGTTGAGACGACAAATAAATTCTCTTCAAGTTGAGCACGAAACTTTAACTACGCTTATACACGAGAAGGACAAACAAATTGCTACCCTTGCTCAGCTGGGAAGTTTTAGCACTCCCGACCCCTCCCTGCATGAGGTAGATGTGCAGGTTAAAATACTTAGAGAGGAAAGAGATGTGTTACTGAAGGAAAGAAACTCAGTCATGAGAGACAAGGAGATGAAAGATAAAGAAATTTACCAATTGCAGGAGGAAATCGGGTCTCTTAGACAAATGATTCAAGAGAAAAGTGATTTAACTGCCAAATTATCGGCTGAAAATGAAGAGCTCTGTAAACAGCTCGGCAGTCTTAAGTCACAAGTGAACACATTGTCTTCGGACAAAGCTAATATAGTTAGAAATGACAACAGAATCAAAGAGTTAGAAGATGAAATCACTTCTTTCAAGCGCACTATAGAGAGCAAGGACAATGAACTGAAGCAGCTTTTAGAAAATAGTCGAAATGAAAAAAGTATAATATTGGTAGAACTTGACAATATCAAAACTGAAAGAGACGATATTTTAGAAGAAAAAGATATCGAAACTAGAGAGCTAAAGAAGAAAATTTCACAGCTGGTGAATTTAATGACGGACTCAGAGTCCGGGGAAAGTGAAAATGTCGATGATATTGACAGGAACTTTCAAAAATTGTTTCAGTCAGTTAAAAACCGGAGAAATAATGTTCTTCGACAGCGAGACAACGAAATTCAGACTTTACGTGAACAGCTGTCAAATGTAACGCTACTAAATAAAGCTGTTGAAGATCGAGACTCCGGTTTAGAAGAAGTGCTCCGTGAAAAAGAAGAGCTAAATCGCTTGTTATTTCAAGCACGCCATGAAAAGGAAGACGTCTTACTCGAGAAGGAGTCCATAGTCGCAGATTTGCAAGATCAGATTGTTAGCCTCAGTAAGGCAGTCAGTGAAAAAGAGCGCTCCTCGTATCAGGATTTGCAGCGTGTTATCCAGGAAAAGGAGCGAATTGTAAAGGAACTTGATCAAGCACAGCTACGCACAGAGGAAATAAACATTGCCAGCTCTCAATGGCAGGCTGAGGTAAGCAGGCTACAAGCGGAGCTACAGGAGATGACAGGAACTGTGTCCCAGCAACGTGAAAGCATCAGCAGTCTATACAACGATGTTGAACAGCACAAGTTGGCAAtacaggaaaaagaaaggattgTTAAGGAGCTAGTGATGGAAAGAGAACAGCTGGTCAGAACATCAGAGCAGCTTCGTAGCCGGGTACAGCAGCTGCAGGAGGAACTGTCTGCTGCAAACAGTGGGCAGAAAGTGGCGGAGACTAAGATGGAACAGGAATTAGAGAGGCTTAGGAATCACCTTGTACAG GTTGAAGAAAGCTACACGCGTGAGGCCCTCGAGGCAGAGGAACGAGAAAAAGAACTAAGGATGAAACTAGCGCGCGCAGAAGAACAACTGCTGTCCAGTTCCTACTCTATGCAGGACAGAGA TCGTCAAGCCTCAGCGCAGATTGAAAACCTTCAGGAACAACTCCAGAGCATCGCAGCTCAACGTGACCGAGCAGTCCTGGATTTAGCTTCATCCCAAGAGCAGGCGGACCAGTACCAGACTTCTCTCAACAATCTGCAGCTTGTTCTCGAGCAGTTTCAGCGAG AGCGTGAATCACAGCTGAAAGTCGCTCAGGAACAAGCACAGAGAGAAGTAATCAAGGCCTGGGACCAAGTTAGAGAACTACAACGGAGGGAAAATCAGCTGAAG AGCCAACTTGAAATGGCTGCTCGTGTAACACAAGAGTTAGTGAACATGCGAGGCCAGCTTCAGGGTAAAGAAGAAGAACTACTTAAACATAAACAAGAAG TTGCCCGGCTAGACGAAGAGTTACGAATCAGTCAGGAGCGAATCAAGAACCTCAACAGCATATCAGACAGCAAAGTTGAAAA atctcTTGTGAAAAACATGTTGATAACATATTTCAatacaactgaaagcaaacgagCTGATGTAGTTCGAGTTATTGGAAGTTTGCTTGGCTTCACCCATGAAGAACTGGAGAAG GTGGGTACAGGATCGTCTGCTCCTAAAGGATCATGGATCTCCAGTTTAAACCCGTTTGGTGCACCCAAGACTCCCACGAGAACTACAGCGGCAATAGAGAAG tcgTTTTCAGAGCTGTTTGTAAGTTTCCTTGAGAGCGAATCGGAAGCGATGCTGCCCGTGGGTCAAGGAAGCAGACTGAGTAACATAAACAATCCTCTTCTGTCAGGCTTGTCACCACAACAATCTGCTGCTACTCACCATAGACTACCGTCGGGTCCCACAGGGCAGCCTATAGCTACTTCAACTCCTGTGGGTACCCCTGCTAGGAGTAACATGCCTTCCTTGCCTCCGTCTTCTATTTCACGACCTCTGTCCGGATCAACGTTAAGTGCAACAGATGGATCAACTAG CAGAGCCAATATTCCCAGCACCAATGGTAACCCTTTATTGGTGGGTTCACTCACTCCAGTACAACAACTACCAGCTATAACCAGCTCCAATTCATTACGGACATTACTTGAAGGACATACATGA